The following proteins come from a genomic window of Canis lupus dingo isolate Sandy chromosome 20, ASM325472v2, whole genome shotgun sequence:
- the LOC112666448 gene encoding fructose-bisphosphate aldolase A-like — translation MPYQYPALTPEQKKELSDIAHRIVAPGKGILAADESTGSIARRLQPIGTENTEENRRVYRQLLLTADDRVNPCIGGVILFHETLYQKTDDGRPFPQVIKSKGGIVGIKVDKGVGALAGTNGETTTQGLDGLSERCAQYKKDGADFAKWRCVLKIGQHTPSALAIMENANVLARYASICQQNGIVPMVEPEILPDGDHDLKRCQYVTEKVLAAVYKALSDHHIYLEGTLLMPNMVTPGHACTHKYSPEEIAMATVTALRRTVPPAVTGITFLSGSQSEEEASINLNAINKCPLLKPWALTFSYGRALQASALKAWGGKKENLKAAQEEYIKRALANSLACQGKYTPSGQAGAAARESLFISNHAY, via the coding sequence ATGCCCTACCAATACCCAGCGCTGACCCCGGAGCAGAAGAAGGAGCTTTCTGACATCGCTCACCGCATCGTGGCCCCGGGCAAGGGCATCCTGGCTGCAGATGAGTCCACCGGGAGCATCGCCAGGCGGCTGCAGCCCATTGGCACCGAGAACACCGAGGAGAACCGGCGCGTCTACCGCCAGCTGCTGCTGACCGCCGACGACCGCGTCAACCCCTGCATTGGGGGGGTCATCCTCTTCCACGAGACACTGTACCAGAAGACCGACGACGGGCGTCCCTTCCCCCAAGTCATCAAATCCAAGGGTGGCATTGTAGGCATCAAGGTGGACAAAGGTGTGGGAGCCCTGGCAGGAACAAATGGGGAGACCACCACCCAAGGGCTGGATGGGCTGTCCGAGCGCTGTGCCCAGTACAAGAAGGACGGGGCCGACTTTGCCAAGTGGCGCTGTGTGCTGAAAATTGGGCAACACACCCCCTCAGCCCTTGCCATCATGGAGAATGCCAACGTCCTGGCCCGTTACGCCAGCATCTGCCAGCAGAATGGCATCGTGCCCATGGTGGAGCCTGAGATCCTCCCCGATGGGGACCACGACTTGAAGCGCTGTCAGTATGTAACCGAGAAGGTGCTGGCTGCTGTCTACAAGGCCCTGAGTGACCACCACATCTACCTGGAGGGCACTTTGCTGATGCCCAACATGGTAACCCCAGGCCACGCCTGCACCCATAAATATTCTCCTGAGGAGATTGCCATGGCAACTGTCACAGCACTGCGCCGCACAGTGCCCCCCGCTGTTACGGGGATCACCTTCCTATCAGGCAGCCAGAGTGAGGAGGAGGCATCCATCAACCTCAATGCCATCAACAAGTGCCCCCTGCTGAAGCCATGGGCCCTGACCTTCTCCTATGGCCGAGCCCTACAGGCTTCTGCCCTCAAGGCCTGGGGTGGAAAGAAGGAGAACCTGAAGGCCGCCCAGGAGGAGTATATCAAGCGAGCCCTGGCCAACAGCCTCGCCTGTCAAGGAAAGTACACCCCAAGTGGGCAGGCCGGGGCTGCAGCCAGGgagtccctcttcatctctaacCACGCCTACTAA